From a region of the Listeria monocytogenes ATCC 19117 genome:
- a CDS encoding MurR/RpiR family transcriptional regulator, whose amino-acid sequence MFSYEVIRQFTETEHHLYRYIMDNRDKVMFMRVRELSEVTHVSPASIVRFTRKLGCEGFSEFKVKLKQEATREVKKKTADTVEVLEEFFERTMNRDYDHVLDAAAEIINEADLVVFFGIGTSGILAEYGSRFFSNMKKRTFYIKDPFYPNPGEQFKNKAVMIILSVSGETDQVLEQAQNMQQYGSRIISITNTSHNTLAGLSDVNIPYYVTQEMVDKTNITTQIPVLFLLEAMAKKNYNQEQEE is encoded by the coding sequence ATGTTTTCGTATGAAGTGATTAGACAATTTACAGAGACAGAGCATCATTTATACCGGTACATAATGGACAATCGGGACAAAGTTATGTTTATGAGAGTGCGCGAGCTTTCGGAAGTGACGCACGTCTCGCCGGCTTCGATTGTTCGATTTACAAGAAAATTAGGCTGTGAAGGCTTTTCGGAATTTAAAGTGAAGCTAAAACAAGAAGCGACTCGTGAGGTAAAGAAAAAAACCGCGGATACAGTGGAAGTTTTAGAGGAATTCTTTGAACGAACAATGAACCGTGATTATGATCATGTGTTAGACGCGGCGGCGGAGATCATCAATGAAGCCGATTTAGTCGTGTTTTTCGGAATTGGGACTTCAGGGATTTTGGCAGAATATGGCAGTCGTTTTTTCTCCAATATGAAGAAGCGGACTTTTTATATTAAAGATCCATTTTATCCTAACCCGGGAGAGCAATTTAAAAATAAAGCAGTGATGATTATTCTTTCTGTGTCAGGCGAGACGGATCAGGTGCTTGAGCAGGCGCAAAATATGCAGCAGTATGGCAGTCGGATTATTAGTATAACCAATACGAGCCACAATACGCTCGCGGGCTTGTCTGATGTTAATATTCCGTATTATGTAACTCAAGAAATGGTTGATAAGACGAATATTACGACGCAAATCCCGGTACTTTTTTTACTGGAAGCGATGGCGAAGAAAAATTATAATCAAGAGCAAGAAGAATAA
- a CDS encoding permease, which translates to MFNRGLWYREWRNMRWMLLGVVILFFLGITLGLMSDADRWNSQKEYYESSEFLKQQKENPEFKTSDEEMKASLTVAYLAVPMYTNFVQDEFVDYMPFMFYFQVEMFFTLIKVSVFILGVLAVIFERYTRANRFTASLPYKRTHIVGVKMMMGIATIGLSYLISMGIGLTYFMSHVPKEYIQLDAPKFWVDIVGGLFTYLLIFLVAILIGLLIGSPIAAAFVAFGVMLLPSVLNPTLDNMYNFIWPHGGDKGMSKLLRFEDYVNIFSPFSFESASFGAVIFSVILSVLMVVAILILYKKQHIERSGYLFAFSWVKWPFLVLFSLFVGMTAANLAVTDTELGFVGYLAWGIGATIGSFILALYILNKMRGLFQLSKTN; encoded by the coding sequence ATGTTTAATCGAGGTTTATGGTACCGAGAATGGCGTAATATGAGATGGATGCTTTTGGGTGTTGTGATACTATTTTTCTTAGGAATTACTTTGGGACTAATGTCAGACGCAGATAGATGGAATAGTCAAAAAGAGTACTACGAATCAAGTGAGTTTTTAAAGCAACAGAAAGAAAATCCTGAATTTAAAACTTCTGATGAGGAAATGAAAGCTAGTTTGACAGTGGCGTATTTAGCGGTTCCAATGTATACAAATTTTGTTCAAGATGAGTTTGTAGATTACATGCCATTTATGTTTTATTTTCAAGTAGAAATGTTTTTTACATTGATTAAGGTGAGTGTTTTTATTTTAGGGGTTTTGGCAGTTATTTTTGAGCGCTACACAAGAGCGAATCGTTTTACGGCATCATTACCATATAAACGGACGCACATAGTTGGGGTTAAAATGATGATGGGAATAGCGACCATTGGGCTGAGTTATCTTATCTCGATGGGAATTGGGTTGACATACTTCATGTCGCATGTTCCAAAAGAATATATTCAATTAGATGCACCAAAATTTTGGGTGGATATAGTTGGTGGATTATTTACTTATTTACTTATATTTTTAGTAGCTATTTTAATTGGTTTATTGATAGGTTCGCCTATTGCTGCGGCTTTTGTGGCATTTGGTGTGATGTTACTGCCGAGCGTGTTAAATCCTACTTTAGATAACATGTATAACTTTATTTGGCCGCATGGCGGAGATAAAGGGATGTCTAAACTGCTACGATTTGAGGATTATGTGAACATATTTTCTCCGTTTTCGTTTGAGTCCGCCTCGTTTGGGGCTGTGATTTTTAGCGTAATATTAAGTGTACTCATGGTTGTTGCTATTTTAATCTTATATAAGAAGCAGCATATTGAACGAAGTGGTTATTTATTTGCATTTTCTTGGGTTAAATGGCCGTTTTTAGTGTTGTTTTCGTTATTTGTTGGGATGACTGCAGCTAATTTGGCAGTAACAGATACAGAGCTTGGTTTCGTTGGCTATTTAGCTTGGGGAATTGGCGCGACGATTGGTAGTTTTATTTTAGCACTCTACATTTTAAACAAAATGCGCGGGCTTTTTCAATTGTCTAAAACGAATTAA
- a CDS encoding PTS lactose/cellobiose transporter subunit IIA, with protein sequence MNEMETVIFGMISQVGSARSSYLEGLRAAREGNFEEAEAKLQEGSETLANGHHEHHKLIQKEASGEKVEIQLLLIHAEDLLITTETLREVVTEFVHVYKKIS encoded by the coding sequence ATGAATGAAATGGAAACAGTAATTTTTGGCATGATTAGCCAAGTTGGTTCTGCGAGAAGCAGTTACTTAGAAGGGCTTCGTGCGGCTCGTGAAGGCAATTTCGAGGAAGCAGAAGCAAAACTACAAGAAGGTAGCGAAACTCTTGCAAATGGGCACCACGAGCATCATAAGCTAATCCAAAAAGAAGCTTCCGGTGAAAAAGTGGAAATCCAATTACTTTTAATCCATGCGGAAGACTTACTCATCACAACCGAAACTTTAAGAGAAGTTGTCACTGAGTTCGTGCATGTATATAAAAAAATAAGCTAA
- the bglK gene encoding beta-glucoside kinase: MKIAAFDIGGTALKMGVVLPHGEIILTKSDEIIASDGDQILAEMKLFLAENTDVTGIAVSAPGYVNPKTGLITMGGAIRRFDNFNLKEWLEAETGIPVAIENDANCALLAEKWLGKGQNLDDFLCLTIGTGIGGGIFSNGALVRGGRFRAGEFGYMFSERPGAFRPGKYTLNETTTMLVLRRQYAELTGRPLEEITGEEIFAKYDGHDAVSERLITEFYTGICTGLYNLIYLFDPTHIFIGGGITSRPTFITELKHHMESFGLRDTIIETATHKNQAGLLGAVYHFLQEENRHE, encoded by the coding sequence ATGAAAATTGCAGCTTTTGATATCGGTGGAACGGCCCTTAAAATGGGGGTCGTTTTGCCGCATGGTGAAATTATACTAACAAAATCAGACGAAATAATCGCTAGTGATGGCGACCAGATTTTAGCAGAAATGAAGCTATTTCTTGCTGAAAATACGGACGTGACAGGAATTGCAGTCAGCGCGCCTGGCTATGTGAACCCAAAAACCGGACTTATTACAATGGGCGGCGCTATCCGTAGATTTGATAACTTTAATTTGAAAGAATGGCTTGAAGCGGAAACCGGAATTCCTGTTGCCATTGAAAATGACGCCAATTGCGCCCTTCTTGCCGAAAAATGGCTTGGTAAAGGACAAAATTTGGATGATTTTCTTTGTCTAACAATCGGAACTGGGATTGGCGGCGGTATTTTTTCTAATGGCGCATTAGTTCGTGGTGGTCGTTTCCGGGCTGGCGAGTTTGGTTATATGTTTAGTGAACGTCCAGGGGCTTTCCGTCCTGGCAAATATACGCTAAATGAGACTACCACAATGCTTGTTCTTCGCAGACAATACGCGGAACTTACTGGGCGCCCTTTGGAAGAGATTACTGGCGAAGAAATTTTTGCTAAGTATGATGGACACGACGCCGTCTCAGAACGTCTTATTACTGAGTTTTATACTGGAATTTGTACGGGGCTTTATAATTTAATTTACTTGTTCGATCCAACGCATATCTTTATTGGTGGTGGAATTACAAGTCGCCCTACTTTTATCACGGAGCTAAAGCATCATATGGAGAGCTTTGGGCTGCGTGACACAATTATCGAAACAGCAACACATAAAAACCAAGCTGGCCTACTCGGCGCAGTGTATCACTTTTTACAGGAGGAAAATAGACATGAATGA
- a CDS encoding DUF1129 domain-containing protein, whose amino-acid sequence MTTETETIKPQLAELKANLTKRNLQYVMEVEKHLRETHYSAEQQEIIVYEMSEKILAEQKKGITARKLFNLTPTEYVVSLDVKAATVEQNTDKWWLVLDGGLLVLGAMMLISGISAYFQKNAQTLGIIVLLITAVVGGFAMLILRKYASNMRAGQKGGTIKYLLVAVGVIAVWMFVMTIVQVTIPPNINVALSPIVNTVGGAIIIALRFYVKKKKNIPSL is encoded by the coding sequence TTGACGACAGAAACAGAAACGATTAAACCGCAGTTAGCTGAATTGAAAGCTAATTTAACGAAGCGGAACTTGCAATATGTGATGGAAGTAGAAAAACATTTGCGAGAAACTCATTACAGCGCAGAACAACAAGAGATTATTGTTTATGAAATGAGCGAAAAGATTTTAGCCGAACAGAAAAAAGGCATAACAGCGAGAAAATTATTTAATTTAACACCAACAGAATATGTTGTTTCTTTAGATGTGAAAGCTGCTACAGTGGAGCAAAATACGGACAAATGGTGGCTAGTACTTGACGGTGGACTCCTTGTACTTGGAGCGATGATGCTGATTTCCGGAATTAGTGCTTATTTCCAAAAAAACGCGCAGACTTTAGGAATTATCGTGTTATTAATCACTGCAGTTGTCGGTGGTTTCGCAATGCTTATCTTGCGTAAATACGCTTCAAACATGCGTGCAGGCCAAAAAGGTGGAACGATAAAATACTTACTAGTAGCAGTTGGAGTCATTGCAGTGTGGATGTTTGTAATGACGATTGTACAAGTAACTATTCCTCCAAATATCAATGTAGCGTTAAGTCCGATTGTTAACACAGTTGGTGGTGCAATTATTATTGCCCTACGTTTCTATGTGAAGAAAAAGAAAAATATTCCATCCTTATAA